One Falsibacillus pallidus genomic window, CATAAGAAACAGTCATATTATCGTGAAAATTGACATTCTCAGAATCTTTTAAAATATGATGATACATCAAAACAGGGATACCTTCATCTTTTTCTGTGAAACTCTTTAAAATATATCCTTCCCGTCCAGCAAAATTGATTTTAAGCCATTTAGGGTCGCTGCTTTCAGATGCAGCATACCGAATATTGCGGTTAAGAATGCCGATAGCATGTTCAGCTTGCACATTGTCAAAGACGACAATCTGCCGACTTGTAATAACCATATCCGGATTCAAACTCGATTGGCTGGGCTCAGTCGTTTCTAGAACATTTACGGACTCATTCAACGGCAGACCCTCTACCAGGTTAGAAAAAGGCACGAGGAGCTTTTCCCCATCCTTGGCAGCAGAATATTCTACGTTCGGAAGCAAAACTCCCGCAGATATTTTTTCACCAGCGACATTCATTACAACAGGGGTTTCTTTTTCGACTTCAAAAGAATACGTCCCTTCAACTGCATATGCTTTATTCGCTGCAAAAACAGCCAAAAACAGGATTGCACCCGATAAAGCATGACGGAATTTTAACAATTTTATCCACTCCAGTAACATTATTCCTTAACTATTTTACTAGAGATGGTAAAAGTTTACTAGGTCTTTTCGGTTATTTGTCCAACAATATGATTTTTCATCTTAATAATCTAATAAGCTGCTCTACGGTTGTTTCCACCTGCTGCTTCGTAATTGCCGGGTCAAGCGCTTCCTCAATAGTTCGGCATTCGGTTTGAATGGAGAAGATGCCGTCGAGAAAATGATTGTGCAGGGTCAATTCAGAATCAATCCTGCCGGCAATGGCAATCACTTTTTTATTGTGTTTTTTGGCAATCTTTCCGACACCAAGGGGCACTTTACCCATCAAGGATTGATAATCTATGCTTCCTTCACCCGTAATGATGAGATCTGCTTCTTTAATCTTGCTTTCCAGACTGGTGAGTTCGATGACTTGGTCGACGCCGAATTTTATTGTACCGTTTAATGGTGCGGAGATAGCGCCGCCAAGCCCCCCGGCTGCCCCTGAACCAGGGATGTTCTGGACATCCTTTCCGTAGGTCTTTTCAAATAGATTCGCTAGTTTTCTCATCGCCAGGTCGAGTTCCCCGATTTCTACATCGGATGCCCCTTTTTGCTTGGCGAATACATAGGCTGCTCCCCTCTCCCCATAAAAAGGACAGGTGACATCGCTAGCAGCGGTGATTAGGCAGTCCTTCAGTTCAGGGATGACGTCTTCATCAGAAAGACGGACGGCTTGCATTATCGGGTTGCCCCGCATCCCCATCAAAGTGCCGGATACATCGTATAGATGCCAGCCAAGCGCTTGCATCATTCCAAGGCCCCCGTCGTTTGTTGCACTCCCGCCCAGGGAAACGACAATATCCCGATAACCGCGCTTGATGGCATCTTTGATTTGTTCGCCGAGTCCATATGTATTAGTGTTGAATGGATTTTGCAGCTGTTTAGGAAGCAGGGACAAGCCGCTGCTCCTTGCACATTCGATATAGGCGACATCACGGTCGTCTTGATGGATGACGGCATATTTCACTTTGATTGGCCGCATCAGCGGGTCATGGACGTCTACTTCCACTTCATGGCCATTTGTGCTTTGAAGGAGGGCTTCGATTGTCCCTTCTCCTCCGTCTGCCATAGGTGAAATGACGGTCTTCGCTTCTGGAATCACTTTTTTTATGGCGGTCTCAGCCGCTTTTCCAACTTCATATGATGATAAAGAACCTTTAAATGTATCGCACGCAATTAAAACATTCATTTTTGAATAGCACCTCTTTAGTTCCCCTGTCGACAGGGTGTTCAGTGGCGACAGCCGGGATTGATTTCTACTATTCTAGCTGAAAAGGGGACGGGAAATCCAGTGTCAGACTGACCCGTTACGAAGTGCTTAGCAAGTGGATGGGGATTTCCAGAAGGATCGGGTGACGTACAGCTCCAGCGCCTAGCCCCTCGAGTCATAAGCCGTACCTTTATAGAAATCAGGATTTCCTTCGAGCTCCGTCTTATGCTGGTCGGGGCTGACCGAGGCGCTTGCGCTTTTCTTGGTCCAGCTTCAGCCCCATGTTACTTTGGCGCAAAATATTCTTTTATGCATAATTCAAATAAATAAGACTATAGAACTATTACTCTTGTCGAAATATCTGGTATATTGTCCTTAGAAGGACGAAACGGCTAAGCCATTGAAAGATGGCGGCGCAAAACTAAAGGGGCTAAGGTCACAGGACTAAGTCAGCCAGTTATCGAACCAAGGAGGAGTTAAAATGGGAAGATTTTTGACGCCTGAAGAAGCGTATCTATTGAAAAAGAAACGTAGAACCGTCAGATATGTATTAATAGGCATCGCTACCATCGGACTTGGAGCCGGGGTATCCGTATTGCCATACCTTATGTAACAGATACAGAACCGCATTTCCCCTAATGAGAAATGCGGTTTTTTCATTGGTTCTTTATTGCCTGTCGCTACCGTCCCCCAAGAATATTCGACAGGTTTCGAGTGGTGACACCTTAAGTAGACTTCACCAGTGGAGCTGAATGCCGCTGGTTCGCAGTGTTTCTTGATACTTCTGCAAGTGGCTTTTGTTTTCGCGCACAGTTTTTGGATTCACTTTACGCTGAATACAGTAGGCAGCCAGATGGCCGCAGGCTTCTCCGATGTTCCACTCAACTGGGTGCAGCCGGTAGCATCCGTTGGTTATATGCGTGGTGCCAATGTTTTTACAGCATGGAAGCAGATTTTCCGTTTCTCTTGGAATCAATGCACCAAGCGGGATTTGAAAAGGAAGTGCCGGTATATCGATATAGGTCTTCCCTGACATGCTTGGATGGAGATCGATGCTGTATGACCCCACCCCAATTGAATCTTCATACCCCTTTCCATATCCGCTGTTAAATTCCGGAGAAACATCCTGCTCCCTGATGGTATACTCGGCTTTAAGCCTTCTGGATTCTCTAATATACGGAGCCTTTGCAAAGCCATCGCGTGTTCCCATGACATCTCCTCTAAGCTTGAGACCAGGAAAACCGGTCCCCCCGGATGGATTCGGCGCTTCGGTCTGCAGCCAATAAAACAAGGATAGGCTTAACTGTTTGGCGCCGAATAAGTGCTTTTTTTTCTCATCATTAGCCACGTCATACACATTCCCCAAAAAGTAATCATTTTGGGGCCAATTCAATAAAGCGACATCCCCTGCATCTCCCAGATTGAATTGCTTATTGTCAAAAATCCTTCGATAGTTCCATAGAGAAAACTTTCCGTCTTCACCGAACAGGGAGTACTCTCGATTTTCAAGTGTTATGGGGTGTGGTGCAGTGAAACTCAACAACGGATTTGGCCAAATATCAGGATGAAAAGATTTCCAAAATGAATACATTTCAGGTTCTTTTATCGTATGATCTTCCCCTTCTCGATACTCCATTGCCAGCACATGCGTAAACGCTTGTATATTATGGGGATCAGCCTCTTCTCCTGCATGCGGTTCACCCGTCTCTTTTTTTGACTCAGCCCCCGTAACATACTCTGTTTCTGAGAGAGGAAGAAGTTCTCCTGTTTCTGTGGCATCTAAAAACAATCCACACTTAACATGAATCTCTGCTGCTCCCCCTGCTGTTCGAAGGGTTGCAGCCTCGATTCTCTTTCCCCTTTTTTTAACCCTTTTGACAACTGTGTTCAGCAGGATTTCCAGCTTTCCAGTCAGTAGATAAGGTGAAAGCATTTCGTATAGAACTTGCAAAGAAACCCTTGGATCATGCGCTATATTGCTTACAAGTGCATTTCCTGGATTGAACGTTTTCGCAAGATTGTCAACGGATAAAGATAACGGCATGCTGCGGAAATAATAGTCCCGTATTTTCCTGCGGTATAATCGATAGGTTTGTGTACATCCTGTTTCCTCAATCCAAGGGTGTTCATCCAAAGGAACTGCTTGGGAAGTAACTTGACCACCTATCCAATCAGTTTCTTCCGTCATCAGCACCCGGCAGCCTTGGGAACATGCTGCAAGTGCAGCGGCACAGCCGCCAAGCCCGCCGCCGGCAATGAGTACATCTACCATTAAGACCCCTCCCTCTTAATCTAGGCTCTTTTCTCAAACTTTGTTGCTTTAGCTAATAAAGTAGGAATTCTCCTGCGATATTCCAATCTCAAAATAGCTCAAATAGTGAAAAGAGCTTGGATTAACATTTGAACACACAAACTAACTATTTTTACGTTAAAATCTGCATTTTTATTTTAATAACAATCTTTACGAAAGACTCTTTTCTTAAAGTTTGTTGCTTTTTAAATGAAAAAAGGATAGTTTTTGCAAACAATTAGCTTGTTTAGCTAGAAAAGAGCCTGGTTTCTATATTGCAACGTGCCACACAGATAATTTCACGTTACAATCGGCAGTAAGATTTTAACAACAACCTTTACGAAAATAGTCTTCTTAATCTAAAATTACATCATTGTCCTTTAAGATTTTTTGCAAAGAAGATATATTTATATCCTTTGGCCGGACTCCCTCTTTTACTGCGATGGAAGCAGCAGTACCGGCAGCCTGTCCCGTTGCCATCGCACTTGGGGTCAGCCTCGTTGTGGCAAATGCTTCATGGGTGGTTGAAATGCAGCGTCCCGCAGCCAGTACGTTTTCAATTTCCTTGGGCAGCAGGCAGCGGTACGGGATATCGAATGTTCCATCGCCTCCAACCTCCGCAAACGTTACGTAATCTTTCTTCGGGTCATGGATATCGATTGGATAGGCACTCATGGCGATCCTGTCTTCGAATTTTGTTCCGTTTGTCACGTCCTCTGCCGTCAGAACGTATTCTCCCAGTATCCTCCGTGTTTCCCTCACTCCGATTTGAGGAGCAATAGAAGCTATCCCCGCTTTTTCGAATCCGGGAACATACTCTTTGAAAAATTCCGCCAGCATAAACACTTGCTTTCTTCCTTCAAACTCTGCTTTCGTCAGGTCCTCTGCCTTCGTCCCATCATACCCTTGCACCCTGGAACAATTAATCAGCACTTCATCTTCCCCGGGGCCAGTAAAAAACAAGACATGATCCCGATTGATCGGAAGCCCTGCTTTTTTCCATTGCGGATAAAAGCCTTGGACAACTGTTAAAGGGTGGACACCCGACTTGATTTCCTCAATCAATGACTTCGAATAAAATTCATCAGGATGATCGATCATATATTTTTTAACCGCATCCAAGTCAACGCCGTTCATTCTGAATTTCATGGTCATAGGTTGAGTGAGGCCGTCATCCACTCGTCCGACTTGCATCTTTGCACCCGCTAAATGACAGAGGTCCCCGTCTCCGGTACAATCAATAAATGTCTTTCCTTCAATCGTCATTCTCCCTGATTTAGTAGATAGAACAATGCTTTCGATGCTGTTCCCGCTCACCTTCACTTCATCCACAAAACTGTGCAGCAGAATATCCACACCTGCTTCCTTGGCCATTTCCAAAGCAAGCAGCTTGTATTCTTCTTGTTTATAAGGAGTGACAGTGCGGACAAATCCAATCGTATCCCGCAAATGCCCCGGTGAAGCACCCTGCTCCTGGAGCCGTCCTACAATTTCCTCAGCGATTCCTTTGATGACCTGTCTTCCTTTATAGTCATGAAACGTCATCCAAGGATAAACCATGGCAGCTGTCGACATCCCGCCAAGGAATCCATAGCGTTCGACCAAGAGCACCGTCACATTCATTCTTCCTGCAGCAATGGCAGCATTTATCCCTGCCGGACCTCCACCAACAATGACTACATCATATTGTTTGTTCATCGCCTTAAATCCCTTCTGGTACAAACCGTTACTAATAAAAGAAGGAAAGGGCTCCCTCTTCTAGGCTCTTTCCTTCATTAATAACGGCTCTTTTCCCATACTTTTTTGCTTACGGTAATAAAAGAGGATTTTTCAATTTTAACAACACTCATTAAGAAAACTCCCTTAGTAAAACCGGCTTCGATTCTCTGGCAGATTGATAGGCAGCAAGCGCC contains:
- a CDS encoding glycerate kinase, giving the protein MNVLIACDTFKGSLSSYEVGKAAETAIKKVIPEAKTVISPMADGGEGTIEALLQSTNGHEVEVDVHDPLMRPIKVKYAVIHQDDRDVAYIECARSSGLSLLPKQLQNPFNTNTYGLGEQIKDAIKRGYRDIVVSLGGSATNDGGLGMMQALGWHLYDVSGTLMGMRGNPIMQAVRLSDEDVIPELKDCLITAASDVTCPFYGERGAAYVFAKQKGASDVEIGELDLAMRKLANLFEKTYGKDVQNIPGSGAAGGLGGAISAPLNGTIKFGVDQVIELTSLESKIKEADLIITGEGSIDYQSLMGKVPLGVGKIAKKHNKKVIAIAGRIDSELTLHNHFLDGIFSIQTECRTIEEALDPAITKQQVETTVEQLIRLLR
- a CDS encoding FAD-dependent oxidoreductase, which encodes MNKQYDVVIVGGGPAGINAAIAAGRMNVTVLLVERYGFLGGMSTAAMVYPWMTFHDYKGRQVIKGIAEEIVGRLQEQGASPGHLRDTIGFVRTVTPYKQEEYKLLALEMAKEAGVDILLHSFVDEVKVSGNSIESIVLSTKSGRMTIEGKTFIDCTGDGDLCHLAGAKMQVGRVDDGLTQPMTMKFRMNGVDLDAVKKYMIDHPDEFYSKSLIEEIKSGVHPLTVVQGFYPQWKKAGLPINRDHVLFFTGPGEDEVLINCSRVQGYDGTKAEDLTKAEFEGRKQVFMLAEFFKEYVPGFEKAGIASIAPQIGVRETRRILGEYVLTAEDVTNGTKFEDRIAMSAYPIDIHDPKKDYVTFAEVGGDGTFDIPYRCLLPKEIENVLAAGRCISTTHEAFATTRLTPSAMATGQAAGTAASIAVKEGVRPKDINISSLQKILKDNDVILD
- a CDS encoding FAD-dependent oxidoreductase; its protein translation is MVDVLIAGGGLGGCAAALAACSQGCRVLMTEETDWIGGQVTSQAVPLDEHPWIEETGCTQTYRLYRRKIRDYYFRSMPLSLSVDNLAKTFNPGNALVSNIAHDPRVSLQVLYEMLSPYLLTGKLEILLNTVVKRVKKRGKRIEAATLRTAGGAAEIHVKCGLFLDATETGELLPLSETEYVTGAESKKETGEPHAGEEADPHNIQAFTHVLAMEYREGEDHTIKEPEMYSFWKSFHPDIWPNPLLSFTAPHPITLENREYSLFGEDGKFSLWNYRRIFDNKQFNLGDAGDVALLNWPQNDYFLGNVYDVANDEKKKHLFGAKQLSLSLFYWLQTEAPNPSGGTGFPGLKLRGDVMGTRDGFAKAPYIRESRRLKAEYTIREQDVSPEFNSGYGKGYEDSIGVGSYSIDLHPSMSGKTYIDIPALPFQIPLGALIPRETENLLPCCKNIGTTHITNGCYRLHPVEWNIGEACGHLAAYCIQRKVNPKTVRENKSHLQKYQETLRTSGIQLHW